The following coding sequences lie in one Streptococcus suis genomic window:
- a CDS encoding NAD(P)H-dependent oxidoreductase, with translation MKFVGIVGSNADQSYNRMLLQFIQRHFKVKFELELLEIKDVPMFNQDEDQSDCFAIQYLYNKITRADGVIIATPEHNHTITPALKSTLEWLSFNLHPFENKPVMIIGASYYDQGTSRAQVHLRKILDAPGVNAYTLPGNEFLLGKAKEAFDDKGNIINEGTVKFLESCLDNFIKYVGVVSKLKKPKPIAPEDLDCGKPIATTITGVDPDDPDWLEKASKLVNAVEGDTYVKLDNGLLTVNQLNMFLNAMPFELTYADDNNQFLYYNNSHQEPDTMLGKRVLAQVGNRLSTVHGTLPPARMKNVEWVVGTLRNGNQEYVRTIVPGTPAEIINTHNYQAMYYPDGSYAGINEIIFNFKPWLDWYLEATGQRLVGGSGTAAAPAHVDATSGASDAGSAPATSTPTDADSGASAH, from the coding sequence ATGAAATTTGTCGGAATTGTTGGATCAAATGCAGATCAATCTTATAACCGCATGCTATTGCAATTCATTCAACGCCACTTTAAAGTGAAGTTTGAACTAGAACTTTTGGAAATCAAAGATGTTCCAATGTTCAATCAGGACGAAGACCAGTCTGATTGTTTTGCAATTCAATACCTTTACAACAAAATCACCCGTGCTGACGGGGTCATTATTGCTACCCCTGAGCACAATCATACTATTACCCCTGCCCTTAAGAGTACTCTGGAATGGCTCAGCTTTAATTTGCACCCATTCGAAAATAAACCAGTTATGATTATCGGGGCATCTTACTACGATCAAGGAACTTCTCGTGCCCAAGTTCACCTACGGAAAATTTTAGATGCACCAGGTGTCAATGCTTACACACTACCAGGTAATGAATTCCTCCTTGGTAAGGCCAAAGAAGCTTTTGACGATAAGGGCAATATCATCAATGAAGGCACCGTGAAATTCTTAGAAAGCTGTCTAGACAACTTTATCAAGTATGTCGGTGTTGTATCCAAATTGAAAAAACCAAAACCAATCGCACCAGAAGATTTGGACTGTGGAAAGCCGATTGCGACGACCATCACTGGTGTGGATCCCGATGATCCAGATTGGCTAGAAAAGGCTTCTAAATTGGTTAACGCAGTTGAGGGAGACACCTATGTTAAACTGGACAATGGTCTGTTGACCGTTAACCAACTCAATATGTTCCTCAATGCGATGCCATTTGAATTGACCTATGCAGATGATAATAACCAGTTCCTCTACTACAACAATAGTCACCAAGAACCTGATACCATGTTGGGTAAACGGGTACTTGCTCAAGTAGGAAATCGCCTGTCAACTGTCCACGGTACGCTACCTCCTGCCCGCATGAAGAATGTTGAATGGGTTGTCGGTACCTTGCGTAATGGTAACCAGGAATATGTTCGTACCATTGTACCCGGTACCCCTGCTGAAATTATCAACACCCACAACTACCAAGCTATGTACTATCCTGACGGATCCTACGCTGGTATCAATGAAATTATCTTTAATTTCAAACCATGGCTAGATTGGTATCTTGAAGCTACTGGTCAACGCTTGGTTGGTGGTTCGGGAACTGCCGCAGCTCCTGCACATGTTGACGCAACCTCTGGTGCATCAGATGCTGGTAGTGCCCCTGCTACTTCCACACCGACAGATGCAGATTCTGGTGCATCCGCTCACTAA
- a CDS encoding formate transporter → MSPFQEKISAAVSKKEALFDESLGRYALRSMYAGAYLTMSTAVGIIGADVIASQFPSLSRFVFTFIFAIGLVFVLIFGGELATSNMMYLTTGAYYKQISWKKVTLMLLYCTFFNFVGATILAWLFNQSFSYLNLSDKSFVVNAVTIKLGKSDWSNFIEGITANMFVNMAILGFMLIKEQSAKFFVIISSIFMFVFLINEHLVANFASFMLLAFNATRSNVEAFNMINILRQWIVVFFGNWLGAGLFIGIAYAWLNQTKTNHIEQ, encoded by the coding sequence ATGTCACCATTTCAAGAAAAAATTTCAGCTGCAGTTTCAAAAAAAGAAGCCCTTTTTGACGAAAGTCTAGGCCGCTATGCCTTGCGTTCTATGTATGCAGGAGCCTACCTGACTATGTCAACAGCTGTCGGTATTATCGGAGCAGACGTTATTGCCAGTCAATTTCCAAGTTTGTCGCGCTTTGTCTTTACCTTCATCTTTGCTATTGGGCTGGTTTTTGTTCTTATTTTTGGTGGTGAATTAGCCACATCTAACATGATGTATCTCACAACTGGTGCCTACTATAAGCAAATTAGCTGGAAAAAAGTGACACTGATGCTGCTATACTGTACTTTCTTTAACTTTGTAGGCGCTACTATTCTAGCCTGGCTCTTCAATCAGTCCTTCTCCTACCTCAATCTCTCTGATAAGAGCTTTGTCGTCAATGCCGTTACCATCAAACTTGGAAAATCTGACTGGAGTAATTTTATTGAAGGGATCACGGCTAATATGTTTGTAAATATGGCAATACTTGGCTTCATGCTCATCAAAGAACAGTCTGCTAAGTTCTTTGTCATCATTTCCTCCATTTTTATGTTCGTTTTCCTCATCAATGAGCATCTGGTCGCCAATTTCGCATCTTTCATGCTCCTAGCTTTTAACGCTACTCGAAGCAATGTCGAAGCCTTCAATATGATCAATATCCTTCGTCAATGGATTGTGGTCTTTTTTGGAAATTGGCTCGGAGCCGGTCTCTTTATCGGTATCGCCTACGCTTGGCTCAATCAAACCAAAACCAACCATATTGAGCAGTAA